GTATTACACAGTGAAGTCAATTGCCGCTCACCTTCTAATCCCCTCTGCACAGGTGTCCCACTCACGCACCAGCGGTTGATAGAGGACAGACGCAGAGCCATCTCAGCAGCCTAGAGTCATCCAAGCACAGAGCGCACACACTCGTTCAGCATTACAggccattaacacacacacacacgaataggTTTGACCTCTTCCTtaaatcaaaacactaacacaagCACCCTAATTCAGACAGTATATCAGTTACAAACACACTCTGCTGATAGCACACTTGAGCACACACTTGACACTATGACACACATAAATGAAACATTATCTATATTTCAATGGAGAGCACTACTAGCTACTAGAAAACAAATCGACAGTAAAATGATCTCTATTCCTCCTCTCTGAAGGCACAGTACTTGAAAAGTAAAGGGTTCTCCACAGGACTGTGGGTTCCAGCAGAGGATAAGACGCTGGAGTGAATAGATTTGAACATAGATTTGTGTGAGGGCTTAGCCTAGCATGAGACtgttggagggagggagggagggagggagaggagttaCCTTAGCGGTGGTGCACTCCACCATCTGAGCCTCGTCCAGGCAGACGCGCCACCACTCCACGGCCACCAGGGGGCTGGGCACGGCCATGTAGCGCTTGTGCGTGCGGAAGCGGCGGCCGTCCTCGCTGTTGCTGTGGGGCAGGTCCACGTAGTTGAGCTCGGAGCGCAGCACGTCGTACGTGGTGATGACCACTTCCTGCTCGGCCAGCACATGCGGCTGGATGAAGCCGTGCCGTTTTACACCTTGGTACACCTGTgatggagaagagaaggaggagggggagagagagagggggggggggagatagagagagaggggggagagagagagggagcaagagagagagagagaaagaggggaaaaaattaAGACAAAGTTGTCTAAGAAAATTGAAAAGTTCACTTGTTGAAATTAAAATGAACTACCAGACTCTAATTGAAAACGGCAAAGATCGAAGGtgaaccaacaaacaaacaagggatGAAGCCGCCTATGAATCATATAGAGATTCACTACAGAGTCATTAATCTCCACACAATGATATACAACCACCTCAGTGTGGTGTCATGGCATGCAAAAACACACTGCCTGCAAGCTgatccccctcacacacacacacacacacacacacacacacacacacactgcccccatctctcccctctccctcaccaGCACTCGTAGCGAGGAGGAGCGGATGTGGCGGCTGATCTCCTCCACCCACTGGTGGCAGATGGAGCTGGGCGAGATGATGAGGGTGGCGCCGGTGTGCACGGGCGGCATGGCCACCAGGCAGTGCGGGCAGTAGAACGGCGTGGTGTCCTGGCTCTCCTGCTTGTAGTTGACGCAGTCCGCGTGCTGCCACAGCAGACAGTGCAGGCACTGGACACGAGCCTAGAGGGACACACAGATTGGAAATGCACTCACAGTCATATGGTCACCGACTGAAaacaaatataggcctatgaatAAGCCTCTTTGACTCCGATGAAGACGCTGTGCATCGAAACGTTGCTCATTTATTCGTTCCGGCCCTTTCTTGGGTTCGGTCGTTTGAAGCGGTCCAGGGCCTGTTGCATATTCATAAAGTCCTTCGTTACAGTGGACTCTAGCTTCTTCACCTGACACAAACTGTCTCCATCTAAAATGATGGCGATGAAAACGACTGACTGTAAAACGTTGTGATCTTGGCGTGCTGCCGAGGAGCACCGCACACTGACCAAATGAAAGATAAATCAAAGACAAACATGCTGCAGCGGTGCGGTGCTGGCGATATTAGCATGCAGGAGGTGTCTTCCGTTGCCCTCTAGCTATCATTTGGGAGACTGGAATCATTTTTGTGGATCAAAGACGGGCTCCAAAAAGCTTACCTTGTAGTCCAGCAGACCTGTCTCCCCGCAGATGCACTCAAAGTGGTAGTCTGGCTCAGGAACAGAGGCAGGGGGTGGGAGGTCCTTCAATTCTTCATGGGGGGGTGGACAACTCTCTTCAGGtttctccacctgctcctcatcctcctccttcttctcctccttctcctcctcctcctcagggaGCTGGTCTTCAGTGCTCTCTGGTGGGGGGACACTGGGGTCTTTCTCCTTTTTGGTTTCCTGAGCATCTggcgctgtgtctgtgtccagatCTCCggggaggtcagaggtcaccacAGCATCTGAGTAGACGTGAGTAGAACGTCTGCGTGATGTTCTCCGAGGAGCGACATCCCCATCGGAGCTCTGCTGAGTGGATAAAAAGAACATCAAAGGAACATCAATCTCAGTGTCAACACAGCTGGACCaaacaaaaatgacaaacaTCAGACaaatatcaaacaaacaaacaaactcttgTGTCTTAAGTCGGCCCTCTTCATCACTAAGATGCTCCTAGGAAATTAAATTAGAAATGTGCATAAAATGTAAAACTTCTTTGATTAGGACACCTACAGGCTTTTGCTTGACCGGTGTCTTCTTCTGTGTGTCCTTGTACTTCTTCCCAAACTTGAAGGACCCTGCCAGGCCTCGACCTTTGACCTGCTCCACGAGCTCCTCGCTGATGAGTTTGGCGAGGCTCTTCTTGATGTGACTGCGGTTCTTTATGGGGTCGTACCTGAACATCGTGCGAAGATAGCCAAAGATGGCATTGATAGAGGCTCCTTTACCCACCTTCATCTCTTTGATGGCAGTGAGAATCATCACACGAACAGCTAGCGCAGAAAAGAGACAACGAGTAAGCAATGAATAACACTGTTTTAGTCTTTATCTTTTTTATTGAGGGAACCTAAACATCCATGAATCTCAACATGCACCAATTCCTTTTCAGACAAGAATCATTAATGCAAACCAACACACATTCTATAGGGCTGGCACAATGTAAAGACTATTGAGACTGTACATCTACCAGACTTTAAAAGACCTTCAGAAACTTTTCTTGTTAATGTTTCATCTACTTATGATCAAAGTGAAATATCTTCTCCACTTCTGCCAACTGAGACAACAGCAGCCCACAGCGAGGTTATGTCAGTATTAATAGACGGCATTTGGCTGTCTCTGCGGCTGACTCACCAGGGTAAGAGATTCTCTCCTTGGGTTGGGGCTCACGCTTGCGTGGTGTGCCATTTTCCTTCTCCGGCGGTGGTGGAGGCACAAAGTAGTTTACTTTCACTCCCTGGGATAGGAAAACTTAGTCAAACAACGCTGCTTCACAAATCCATTTAAGCATCTGTATGTACAAGGTCTGCAAACCTTGAAGCGGTGTTCAAAGCTAGATTCTGAATACTATGACAAAGCTCAAGGATTCTGGCTGACAACTCACCTCAGGCAGACAGGGGGCGCTGTTCTCCAGGCCCTGCCTTGCATGGAACAAAATGAGAGCCAGCACTTCCACAGTCTTCCCCAGACCCATCTCGTCCGCCAGGATACCCCCTGGCCAGTCTGTCCCAGCCTGAGGAAACTCCAGGATCAAACTACAAGAAGCACACAGCATCCAGTCAAGATCAGCAAAACACGCATGTGAAAAAGTACAACTTCATTTTGACCACAGGAGTAGAATGCAATCAGTCAATCAGCAGTCAGGTGCACAAAACAGGTGTCAGAAACATGTGTACTGATTAAATGGTGGTCATTTTTGGAATTATTCTGTGTCTGTTCAAGCACAGTCTTCTCTATAAGAGGTTATGATTTAAAGTGAAGTGGTATAGTAGTAGATCTTACCAGCCTGAGTAGATGTTGTAGTGCAgtttctttccacacagagtcACAATCTCACGCCAAAGGAAATGTAATGATGGTTtatctgctaaaaaaaaaagttacagtgCTGTCTTCATGTAACTGATGGCAAAAACCATAAGAAAGCAATTCATAACTTGTTCCCGAAAGTAAAGCACAGGCACAATAGTAGTCATGTCATGGCCACTGTAATTAAGAGACAGCTGATTAGAATGTTtgtcaggaaaaaaaagatgggCAACAGGTAAGGCCTCCACTATTCTTCTGAAAGGGGTTTACACAATGAGAACATGAACATGCGTATGTTTTACTCCAAACTATACTGATAGACTCGTCTCATTGCAGTCAATGAACACAAGTCTGAACAACATACACAGAATTTAGATGCTGCATTGACAGTCCATATGGACAGTGTGGCTGGTGAAAGAGCAAGTATGCCGTGTCAAAGTATTCATGAGTTTCAAGCAcgatgcagtctgcattcataatctaggtgcttgattttatacaactgtggaaagggacctgatgaaacccttGAACACGTTCTCCTTAGGTGTTACCTTCAGAGGCACCGCTGTTGTACTTCTCCCTTTTGAGCATCCAGTTGACCGCCTGACTCTGGTAGGGTCTCAGCACAGGCACCAGGGCCTCGTGCTGCACGTCCAAGCCCTCGCCCTCCACCCCACGCTGGTGCTGATGGCGCACGCTGTCGTACAGCTCCTCCACGTTCTGCCGCTCGAGGTCTACGTCGTCGTCATCCTGCTCATCCTCCATCACCTCTGCAGGCAACACACGCAGCAGGTCAGTGGGCGTCATGCAAAGGCCACAGAGAGACTCCTATCTAACCAGCTTATAATTGCTCTCAGAGCACCTGACAAGTTCACCTATTTTCACATTTGGTGGCACAAACAAAACCTGTCAGGCTTAAATAAGTCTCATAATAAAGTGtttacagacacagactccAAAAAACATTTGATATTTTTCTCTTACTGGTTTCAGTTACCAAAAATCCCTATGCTGTATGGCAATATTATaagtaagtgtatgtgtatggatcATGAAGGGCCCAGATTTACTTATCATTGACATGATCACAACATATTCTGAAAGGGAAGCAGATGCATAGAAGAGTGGTATATGTACATCTGAAGTAGCATAGTCTACTCACCTGGAATGATGAAGTCATAAAAGTGCTCCATGAGTTTCTGGATCAGCTGGTTTGCCTTCTTCATGCGGCCACTGCCTTCACTGAGGAGCTCAGGATGGCTTAATCCAGCCTCCAGCAAATAGACTGGCAGCTGAAGGAGTACAAGCAGGACTTCAGGATATGCTTCAGACAGTGCCTGTGGGTCCAACCTGCTAATGTCTCACAACTCTTCTACCTAATATCTCACAGCTCTTCTACCAACTCAATGAAGTCATAATGTAGCCTAGTTGACAGTAGGGGTGTGCAAAAAAATCGATACGGATTCGAATCGCGATTCAAACTCTACCGATTCAGAATCGATTCATAAAATTCCAAGAATCGAttcatatacccccccccccccccccacaacggTGTTTAAACTATTGTTCTAAAATTAGTTTAGTTCGCCATTCCCATAGATGGCGCCGCGTCTATTAGAAACTTCTTATGCCTGAGCACTCTTTACTTGACATAGGTTAATGAAAGACTTCAGCAGAAGCGCTGGGGGTAGCCTAGTCGGCGCAAATGCCAATTTTCGGAGGTCCTTCATTAACGGACCGCGTTAACAGACCGCTGTCAACAggttttgaaagtgaaagcagatggGTAGGGTCATTCTAAACAACATTTGAGTCAAGTTCAGTGTTGTGCGTGGCAAACTATTTGCAGCAAATCAATCTAAAAAGACATAATTTATGcacttgtgttttcatgtgttgtTTGTCCTGTCggtattttccgataatgataGCAATCTCATGATGCTGCTGAtcaattgaattacatttctgCCGTATAGCCTATTGGCTTACCGTGCTTGACGTTAGCTGTGGCAGACTCACTGATTTTCATagttttaaccacaaagtcTGTTTAGGCGTAGGCTTATTTGAATAGTTCAAGATCTTGCCATTTCACGTTAGTCCAGCCCTTCACCTCAGTGAACCAGGCACCCCATGCCATCTAAAAAATATCTCGGGAGGGCTTCAATATTACGTGAGAAAACTTGTGGTGACAGTGcttagagggaaaaaaataacattgCCATGCTCGGAAAACGTCAGTCTTGTATGTAACATTGAGCTGAAATTTGGTGAAAACAgcccactgtagcattgtgcAAACATAGTCTTCAAGTTGCTTATTTAAAGGTACAGTCTGCATTTTAATCCTAATTCTCCATTTAGCGTCCACGCTTGTAAaactagtgatgtagcctacacaatcctGGTGCAGTGTAAAAGCAGTTAGGGCCTACCATTTTACTTTGGGAGAGGTGTAGGCTAGGATCCACAGTGTTTTTGACAGGAGAGGGAAATGTGTCATTTGATTCCATTTTCAactgaaatatcaacaaccttcaagCTGCATACTCTTCTATCAGCATCAATATCAGAAGGTTATATCAtatgatttattattttgtaaattGGCCCAGGTGACAGGGggcaggctacagtatatagtatcattaagtagcctaaatagtaaataatgtagtcaaaattataactttatgttgccCATCCTTATGAGTGGACAGAATGAAAGCAATACATCTTACCCAAATAAGCTTACATTTAGTAGAATTAAACTTATTTAATTTGTTGTGCTTCTTTTTTTCTAAATTGTGTGTCTACTGCAATCATATGGGAAAAGTAACTATACTGTGAATCGTTTTCTGAATCGAGAATCGTTTTTGAATCGAAAATCGATTTTGAATCGAATCGTGAGCCTGAAAATcggaatcgaatcgaatcgtgaaATTCTCTGAATCGTGCACCCCTAGTTGACAGCTCAAATTAATAAGTCTAAGTGAATGTGGTATCTGTGAACTGGACCCATTTTTTCATAACACACCGCAGTGTAATGATTTAAGCACTCTTTAAGGTCCAGCCACTGTGAGGCCCTTATTCAAGAGTTACCTTTTGATGCCGTAGGCCTACGTAAACATTCTGTGCTATCCACCACATATCTTGACACATACCTTAATATATTCCTCATCAGGCTTGACACCGAGCTGGACGATTCTCCTCTTCTGAAGCCAGTCCAACTCCTCCAACTCTAACCTGCCCAAAGATCCTTCCACTGGGCACACGAACTCCGGGCTCTGTACCTCCACATCAAAGGACTCATCCTCCTGAGCACCagacgcacacaagcacagcctGCCACCAGTCCTCTGAAGTGTCCACTTTTGACTATCCTCCACTACTAATGGGGACTGGGCACGGAGATTAAATTCTCCGATCAGTACATACCAGGCCTCATCCAACTTGCAGTTAATTAGGGGTAGGACAACAGAATAATTTGTGACACTCTTGGTTGCGCTACCCGACTCCGAACCAGGCCTGATTCGAGGTGTGATGCTAGGGCCAGGAACTTCTTCACTTATAGAGGGAAAACAACTGGAACCGATGAGGGCGTCCTCAGAGAGGGGTACCTCTGACTTGTCTGGCTCTTCAACAATAACGCAAAAAGATTTCGAACAACTAGGTTCCTCAATGGGGAGGGGTAAACATTCTGCAATGACATCGGAACCCTGTGTCGACAACTCAGACTCTACCTCGTTCCTCCGGTCCTCATGCATATTCCAGTTCAGTTTCTTCTTTGCATCGTCATCCACCTTGACTGGTGGTGCTCTTTTCCTTTTATTACTCATGATGATATTTTTATGAGGTGACTGAAAAGGTGTTTACGAAACTTTCCTCCAGAGTAGTTTCAATCATTGCACGTTCTAACAGAATTTCTAATGTTTCAGAATCAGGATCAGAATCCCAATGCATTTCACAGCCACATTTGGTCTGTTAGGGAATGAAAGTTCCGCAGATACAGGTGTGTATCGTGTTCCAGCATCCCACCTGTGGTAACTGTCAGCAGTTTCTAACTATCGAAAAGCGACTGAAACGTGAGACTTCCATCGCAGCTGGAAAACTATGGATATCCATTAACAACATCCATCCAACAACCCCTGATAGTACACAAATACGTGCATGCATTAGCCCAATACTATCCAAAGTTAGCTCACTGATTTGTTAGGAACGTTACTGAGTTATTCTAGGTTAGTCTGGCTAACGAACTAGCTACATTTGCCAGCCTCGGTGTCTGTAACTAGCCCACTTCTTTGAAATGCTATGCTATTCACGGGCTAGATGCATCATATTTACAGTTACATATCATTTTTAATCCACATCCGTAGCCACTTCTTCGCTAACCCTGGTGAGAAATGATGTTGAGTTGTTTATATTGAGCAAGCTACTTCTTTGTTATGATTTCGAATCCATGCATTCCACCGCCATCGCAATcctccatttttaaaaagtagGAAGTGACGTAATTTAGTAAATTAGCCTACTAACATACCAGTAACACCAGATGGCAGTACAGCTTCTTATAATCTAGTGCCCTATAGGGCACTATTATAATCCTTAATGGGAGTGTGCTACCGGTCTTTTTTCAAACAATTCTTTCTAAATGTATCTAGTAGGCAGCACATAAACGCGCGTTGTCGCTGTAGGCTCACCTCCcagaatgcacaatgaaacACCACTGAACGGGCCTTCACAGAACAGACATTCCTTAAAGTTATTTCTGTGGGCTATGTCTGTTATTAATGTATGTTTGACGAAACCAAGTGAAGCGGACAGGTTGTAAATGGGACAGAGCATGCTAAATGGAGCACAAACACCCCGGGCCACCAGAAGATGATTCATAATTTAGAGTGCAGCGTGGAGGTTAAGTGGACACCCCACCTGTCCAAAGCCCACGCATCACAAACACTTTTTGAAGAACCATTCGCCTACTCTCccatttgttatttgttattttgttgtcTACTTTTTATACAAAAACTAAGTATAGGGCCTAAGGTGAGCAATAACTAAGAATTAAAATAATTAAGAATGAGGTCAaattaagacaaaaaaaaaagtcttataGACTATCTTATATcttatatgtttttgttttttaggtTATATGACATGGATGTCAGTTAGTTGTTCAATGGAAAATAGTTTATAGCCTCAGGAATTCTACAAATCATGCACTGCTGCTGAGAACTGAAATGACTCACCTCAATGTCAATGCAGAGTCTGACAGTTTAatttattattagcctattattattaataataataataacaataataaagcaGTATGAAACAACTATTTTGGATGAATGACTGCAAAAAGTGATGTGCGATAGGTTACTCTCAGTGTCCAAGTACAGTATCTCCACTCTTGGGTTCACTGCTTTCCTCATCACCATTCCAACATGCGAGGGCCCGACCACATACACATGGTTGAATTAGAGGGCTAACACTACAGAGGTTCCATCAAAGATGAATCCTTCACCATCCTGTCAGTACAGAAACAGAATCTCCTCCTCAAAATAACACGATGCAGATACCCTGATGTGATGCAGATCCACCTATAGTCTATACCATGTCAGGACCTAAAGTAGGCCTAAAACAGATGACACTCTGCGACATGAATGCATGCTATTGACagcaaaaataaacattaaacaGCTCCTCCGAGCAAAGACAAATACTAATTGGCAATCACCAAGTATGCCTTCCACCTGCAATGAGTTCAAGACAATTCAGTTGTTGTTGCAAACAGCATTTCTGTTGCTGTGCATTAATGCACCATTCTCCCCTCATTTCTGCCCCCAGAGacagagtttgtttgtgtgtgtgtgtgtgtgtgtgtgtgtgtgtctcagagagagagagagagggggggggggcagggctgCAGACAAGAGCAAATGACAAGACAATAGAATTCACAGTATTCTCACTCTACCCTTAAGCACATCTCCTTTAGTGTTTGTCCTTGAATGTCTGCTTTAAAATCTTTCTTAATTTcacaacagtagcctacttctataTCCACAAACTGCGTTTCATGATTGCCAATTACCAGGGCATCCATGTATTATCAAGTCCTTTGCATATTGCAGTGCAGTATTAAATCGATCATATTCACTATCTTTTTTGTCGCAAGTTattccattatcatacagtgaTAAGGGGCTGAATCATCACTGCCATTCTTATATCAGCAAAATGTTGACGAAATAATATCCAAAAATGTCACGGTGTCGCCTTTTCAGTGAGACCCATTACACTGGCTATTGGGGTCATTTTGGCTTTTGCGGTTGCTCTGACCCGCTTTTAAGATGCAGTGattaagaaagagagaaggggggcacCACCGCTCGTTTTTAGAGTGGCAAAAGACGACGTCCCCGTCTCGCGCGCCAGAAGCAAAGCCGCAGTTCGTAATTGTGAGGCTCGGGAGGCAGGGAGGCATGTGGTGGGCTCGCGCCTCAGGTGAGTACACAGTTCCTCTGAAATGCACTTAATTGACTGCAATTAATCCTGAACAAACTGTCACGTTTTGTCGTCTTTAATGTAGAATATTCTGGCGCGTAATTAGTCCCATTCATGGTGTTTCATTAAGCTCTAACTTAAAGGGTGTTTATGGGTTAGACAGTAACATTTTTTAAATCTTCATCGAAATTAACAAGGTAAACGTTCACATTAGTGGCGTTAATAGTCTAATATTAAAACGTCCCGTTATCTATGTAGGCTAATCAGTTATATCATTTTGGCTTGCTTACATTCAGTTATACCATGACACGGAAAGAGTGCGTAAATAAACATTGCCtaacaaataaacataacataTTCTATTTAGACACTGTGATAGGCTATAGGGTGAAAGTGAGGGGGGTGAATCAACAGAACGTCTGAATGAGACAGGAATTGGATTGCAAGGGAGTCTAAACATCTGCAGTCTCAACACTTCTATTGAGTTCAACCTGCTCCGAAGACTAGCGCTGTCCAGCGTGCTGAAATCACAGAATACCCAGTTCGTTTATTGCTCTCCTCGGACAGCTGAGTATTTCTTCCGACTATGAAGGAATGCTTCAGGGTTATTTGGCTTAATGGAATTTGCTACAGCGCACAAGTTTTAGAATGAGGTGAGACCCAGCGGGCACGTCATCCATTCAGGTATTATTTTGGTATGAGAGTGAATTCAGAGCTCTGTGACAATGTCATTAATTCACATTTTCCAACAGGATTTTTAATGAAGAACAACATTAAGACAACAATCAGGTGATGGTTTTCTCCTCAGTTAACTTGGATACAGTGAACACCCGCGCTGCTTGACGACCTTACGGATATGATTTTACCTCTGATGCGATGTGGACTGTGATTAGTATGAGCTCTATCCTTGCTTTACTTTTGCCGCTGGTGCTATTCGGTGGATTCGCTTTCCCAAAGAACATTTATGAGCGGTCTCTGATGCCACGGGCTGCCACACGCTCCGTCGCCCGCATGGACGGTGATATCATCATCGGTGCCCTGTTCTCTGTGCATCACCAGCCCTCGGCCGAGAAGGTTGCGGAGAGGACGTGCGGAGAAATCAGAGAGCAGTACGGGATCCAGCGGGTGGAAGCTATGTTCCACACGCTGGATCGCATCAACGCCGACCCCAACCTTCTCCCCAACATCACTTTGGGCTGTGAGATCAGAGATTCCTGCTGGCACTCGTCCGTGGCGCTGGAGCAGAGTATCGAGTTTATCCGGGACTCCCTTATCTCTATCCGCGATGACCAGGACGGCTCAAAGTACTGCA
The genomic region above belongs to Sardina pilchardus chromosome 20, fSarPil1.1, whole genome shotgun sequence and contains:
- the shprh gene encoding E3 ubiquitin-protein ligase SHPRH isoform X1, with protein sequence MSNKRKRAPPVKVDDDAKKKLNWNMHEDRRNEVESELSTQGSDVIAECLPLPIEEPSCSKSFCVIVEEPDKSEVPLSEDALIGSSCFPSISEEVPGPSITPRIRPGSESGSATKSVTNYSVVLPLINCKLDEAWYVLIGEFNLRAQSPLVVEDSQKWTLQRTGGRLCLCASGAQEDESFDVEVQSPEFVCPVEGSLGRLELEELDWLQKRRIVQLGVKPDEEYIKLPVYLLEAGLSHPELLSEGSGRMKKANQLIQKLMEHFYDFIIPEVMEDEQDDDDVDLERQNVEELYDSVRHQHQRGVEGEGLDVQHEALVPVLRPYQSQAVNWMLKREKYNSGASEADKPSLHFLWREIVTLCGKKLHYNIYSGCLILEFPQAGTDWPGGILADEMGLGKTVEVLALILFHARQGLENSAPCLPEGVKVNYFVPPPPPEKENGTPRKREPQPKERISYPAVRVMILTAIKEMKVGKGASINAIFGYLRTMFRYDPIKNRSHIKKSLAKLISEELVEQVKGRGLAGSFKFGKKYKDTQKKTPVKQKPQSSDGDVAPRRTSRRRSTHVYSDAVVTSDLPGDLDTDTAPDAQETKKEKDPSVPPPESTEDQLPEEEEEKEEKKEEDEEQVEKPEESCPPPHEELKDLPPPASVPEPDYHFECICGETGLLDYKARVQCLHCLLWQHADCVNYKQESQDTTPFYCPHCLVAMPPVHTGATLIISPSSICHQWVEEISRHIRSSSLRVLVYQGVKRHGFIQPHVLAEQEVVITTYDVLRSELNYVDLPHSNSEDGRRFRTHKRYMAVPSPLVAVEWWRVCLDEAQMVECTTAKAAEMALRLSSINRWCVSGTPVQRGLEDLYGLVLFLGVDPYWVKHWWDQLLYRPYRRGNTEPLYNLMGRLLWRSAKKDVIDQIQIPPQTEEIHWLRFSPVESHFYQRQHEVCSQDALHKLRKISDWSLRLSSLDRRTVSTILCPLLRLRQACCHPQAVRGEFLPFQKSTMTMEELLKSLQKKCRVECEEAHRQLVCALNGLAGIHIIRDEFVEAVEMYREVLRSSEEHKGRLKTDSLQRLHATHNLMELLSAKHDGIPPTLRDDRLKEEAEQLRQHYMTKSNSEVSEAQQNLQPVVQNIKELKRKVNLRSPWWMEVIAQAIEYSIDDDLVGRIQNELTCSYKQEANKLSMADKFRDGRGLQFLLTTQMDDLLKSQKVVQDAVKKLEGAPSQAIIEEATMCHLRPVRLPLNNCVFCKADELFTDYESKLFSHTVKGQTAIFEEMIEDEEGLVDDRLPTTSRGLWAASETERALKAILAFARARRLDAQLLEEASTFMELFESWKKEYKVLHEYWMTLRDHVSAIDELGMATERLRVRLPDEPKQKVLHIIEPHEVDQNRVKLLNDRAVARSQLQKKLGQLLYLTNLEKSQDKATGGLNPEPCPICARSLGQEWAVLTCGHCFCNECIAIIMEQYSVGSRRRAIKCAICRQTTSHTDISYVFTTQNNGTGEDIPVKGSHSTKVEAVVRVLKKIQMTDPGAKSLVFSTWQGVLDIIAKALFDNNMEFSQINGIHNFQKNLCSFKYEEKVNILLLPLHTGSNGLNIIEATHVVLVEPILNPAHQLQAIGRVHRIGQTKPTFVHRFLIRSTIEEKMQAMLKTVEKSHTAAATMKHSEASVFTVADLAELFTEDTEDRESLED